GCTCGATGGGATAGCACGCGTTGGCGAGGAAGGGATCGTCCTGGGCGTTCACGATCAGCGTCGGGATCCGTATCGCTGAAAGGAACCTCTTGCTGCTGCATTTCTCCCAGTAGTCCTCGGCATCCCTGAAGCCGTTGATCGGCGCGGTGTAACGGTCGTCGAAACCCCTGAAGTCCCTGATGCGGCCATAGCCGTCGTCGTTGATCGCTCCGGGCATCTGTTTCATCTTCAGCCTGATCTTTTCGTGGAGCGAAACAAGGAACTGTTTCATGTAGAGGCAGTTCTTCGTCTTCGCGAGCTGGAGCGCCCCCGCCTTCAGGTCGCAGGGCACGGAAAAGGCAACGGAGCGGCGGACCCGCCCATCGAGCCTATCCGCCATGCTTCCCAGGTACATCAAGGTCAGGTTGCCACCGAGGCTGAACCCGATGAGGGCGATTGTATCGTACATCCCGGTCTTGAGCGAGTGCTGCACCACGCAGTCCAGGTCGTCGATGCACCCGTTGTGATACATGCGAAGCCGGCGGTTGATCTCTCCCGAGCAGGCACGGTAGTTCCACGCCAGGGCGTCCCAGCCATGCCTGTTCATCAGGGTCGCCATGCCGATCATGTAATGGCGGTAGGTGCTGCCCTCGAGGCCATGGGAAAGAATGACCAGCTTCCTGCTGCCAGCCCGCGACCAGTCAAGATCAAGGAAGTCGTCATCAGGCGTATAAATGCGCTCCCGCTGATACAGCGCCGGTGAAAGCTTTCGCGTGATAGCCGGATAAAGGGTCTGGAGGTCGCCGTTCCTCAGGAGGAAGGGTGCGTGATAGGAGGATTGATGAATGAGGGGCATAGATCAATGTTGGATGCTGGAGCCCTGAGGGCGCTTCGATAGTCCTCTAAGGGTGATTCACGTCAAGCAACGTGCGAAACAACGTCCCCAAGTATTCTTATCTTCACTGAAGATACACGGACAGCCGTTTTCGTTGCCTGGGAACCGTACTTCTCTATGGCAGCCCTCACGATGGAGTTGAGGTTCGTGAGAACGTAGCCTGCGGTACCGGCGACGGCCAGAAGAAGTACGGGGATGACGGAAATGATAATTTTCTTTTTCATATGACGATTGTTTTCATTATACAATATTCTGATGCATGATGACAGGCCATACGAGAGAAGCGGAGACGCACCCTGGAGGGTGGTATTAGTAACTAACAAATCGAATTCTTTACAAAACGGCAAGAAAATATCTCGCAGAGGCGCAGAGCTCGCAGAGAAAAACTCTGCTTTCTCCGCGTGCTCCGCGAGAGACGCCCTTAGCTTCTGGTTTTGATCCGGCTTGTCCGGGTTAGGAAGATCCGGCTATCCGCGTTATCCTCACAACAGACCTCTTCTCGTTCCCGCAGGAGAGGCGCATGATGAACAGCGCCGGTGTATCCGAGGCGGGGCGAACGAGCTATGAAAGAATAGGCCAGAAAATTTGAAGAATGGCAAGAGAGCAGGCCTGTCCCAGAGGATTCCCGGAGGCTTCGGGG
The genomic region above belongs to Nitrospirota bacterium and contains:
- a CDS encoding alpha/beta hydrolase produces the protein MPLIHQSSYHAPFLLRNGDLQTLYPAITRKLSPALYQRERIYTPDDDFLDLDWSRAGSRKLVILSHGLEGSTYRHYMIGMATLMNRHGWDALAWNYRACSGEINRRLRMYHNGCIDDLDCVVQHSLKTGMYDTIALIGFSLGGNLTLMYLGSMADRLDGRVRRSVAFSVPCDLKAGALQLAKTKNCLYMKQFLVSLHEKIRLKMKQMPGAINDDGYGRIRDFRGFDDRYTAPINGFRDAEDYWEKCSSKRFLSAIRIPTLIVNAQDDPFLANACYPIEQARNSQEVHLEIPMHGGHVGFVQFNEDGSYWSENRAVEFLGQE